The following proteins are co-located in the Mesorhizobium sp. M1E.F.Ca.ET.045.02.1.1 genome:
- a CDS encoding Gfo/Idh/MocA family oxidoreductase, translated as MSVRWGLIGASTIARQFMINAIRAQADGEVAAVMSSSPERAEAYARENGIPAAVSTLDALLSTDIDAVYISTTNELHLEQGLAAIKAGKHVLCEKPLALTSADARKLVAAARKAGIVFGTNHHLRNAGGHRAMREAIAAGRIGKPVAARVFHSVYLPENLQGWRITKPEAGGGVVLDITVHDADTLRFVLGDDPVEISAFTQSAGMAGGGLEDGAMCIWRFKSGVIAQSHEGFTTKFAGTGFEVHGSEGSLIATNIMTQKPVGSVLLRTASGEEELNFDREDLYTRSLRQFHAAIRGEGQPSATGEDGIWSLASAEAALQSAKTGRAVVIDPQLGSLA; from the coding sequence ATGAGCGTGAGATGGGGTCTGATCGGTGCGAGCACGATCGCCAGACAGTTCATGATCAACGCCATCCGCGCGCAGGCCGACGGCGAGGTTGCCGCCGTGATGAGCTCCAGCCCCGAGCGCGCCGAAGCCTATGCCAGGGAAAACGGCATCCCGGCCGCCGTTTCGACGCTCGATGCGCTGCTCAGCACGGACATCGACGCCGTCTACATCTCGACCACCAACGAACTGCATCTCGAACAGGGGCTTGCGGCCATCAAGGCCGGCAAGCACGTGCTCTGCGAAAAGCCGCTGGCGCTGACCAGCGCCGATGCGCGCAAGCTGGTCGCGGCCGCCAGGAAGGCCGGCATCGTGTTCGGCACCAATCATCATCTGCGCAATGCCGGCGGGCACCGGGCGATGCGCGAGGCGATCGCCGCCGGCCGCATCGGCAAGCCAGTCGCCGCGCGCGTCTTCCATTCCGTCTACCTGCCGGAAAACCTGCAGGGCTGGCGCATAACCAAGCCCGAGGCCGGTGGCGGCGTGGTGCTCGACATCACCGTCCACGATGCCGACACGCTGCGCTTCGTGCTCGGCGACGACCCGGTCGAGATCTCGGCATTCACGCAGTCGGCCGGCATGGCCGGCGGCGGACTGGAGGACGGCGCCATGTGCATCTGGCGCTTCAAATCCGGCGTCATCGCGCAATCGCATGAGGGCTTCACGACCAAATTCGCCGGCACTGGTTTCGAGGTGCATGGATCGGAAGGCTCGCTGATCGCCACCAATATCATGACGCAGAAGCCGGTGGGCTCCGTGCTGCTGCGCACCGCGAGCGGTGAGGAAGAGCTGAATTTCGACCGCGAGGACCTCTACACCCGCTCGCTGCGCCAGTTCCATGCCGCGATCCGCGGCGAAGGCCAGCCGTCCGCCACCGGCGAGGATGGCATCTGGTCGCTGGCATCAGCCGAAGCGGCGTTGCAATCCGCCAAGACCGGCAGGGCCGTCGTGATCGATCCGCAACTCGGGAGCCTCGCGTGA
- a CDS encoding response regulator — protein sequence MARILLAEDDDDMRRFLVKALERAGYQVSDFDNGASAYERLREEPFSLLLTDIVMPEMDGIELARRATEIDPDLKVMFITGFAAVALNPDSKAPKDAKVLSKPFHLRDLVNEVEKMLQAA from the coding sequence ATGGCACGCATTCTACTGGCGGAAGACGACGACGATATGCGCCGGTTCCTCGTCAAGGCACTGGAAAGAGCCGGTTACCAAGTAAGCGATTTCGACAATGGCGCCAGCGCCTATGAGCGGCTGCGCGAGGAGCCTTTCTCGCTGCTGCTAACCGATATCGTCATGCCCGAGATGGACGGCATCGAGCTCGCCCGCCGCGCCACCGAGATCGATCCGGACCTCAAGGTCATGTTCATCACCGGCTTTGCCGCGGTCGCGCTCAATCCGGATTCCAAGGCGCCCAAGGACGCCAAGGTGCTATCGAAACCTTTCCATCTGCGCGACCTCGTCAACGAGGTCGAAAAGATGCTGCAGGCAGCCTGA
- a CDS encoding LacI family DNA-binding transcriptional regulator — MASRAKATILDIAREAGVSKSTVSLVLQGSGLIRPETAVKVRKAIEDVGYVYNRGAANLRKAHSNVIGMVINDLTNPFFAELAVGMERVFQAAGIVPFIANTAENPVRQEEVLKSLMEQGVAGLIVSPARGTTPGAFRRIETAGVPIVFTMRRLPESRIPVIAPDNHRGAFIATEHLILKGHRRLAFFGGSSDLVVYQQRLGGFLEACEALGIPVANRTIVEGETSRKGGMACLETALAAPEPPSAALCFNDAVAFGVMLALRKRGLEAGTDFAVVGFDDVAEAEHYMPALTSVAVDTAGLGERAAHVMLKMIQSRTTRAEDHIGAVSLVVRESCGPSRNARGAGMGDAA; from the coding sequence ATGGCCAGCCGGGCCAAGGCGACGATCCTGGACATCGCCCGCGAGGCCGGCGTGTCCAAATCGACGGTATCGCTCGTGCTGCAAGGCAGCGGGCTGATCCGGCCTGAGACCGCGGTCAAGGTGCGCAAGGCGATCGAGGATGTCGGCTATGTATACAACCGCGGCGCCGCCAATCTGCGCAAGGCTCACTCCAACGTCATCGGCATGGTGATCAACGACCTCACCAATCCCTTCTTCGCCGAACTGGCGGTCGGCATGGAGCGCGTCTTCCAGGCGGCCGGCATCGTGCCTTTCATCGCCAACACCGCCGAAAACCCCGTGCGTCAGGAAGAAGTGCTGAAGTCGCTGATGGAGCAGGGTGTCGCCGGCCTGATCGTCTCGCCGGCGCGCGGCACCACTCCCGGCGCCTTCCGCCGCATCGAGACCGCCGGCGTGCCGATCGTCTTCACCATGCGCCGGCTGCCCGAGAGCCGCATTCCGGTGATCGCGCCGGACAACCATCGCGGCGCCTTCATCGCCACAGAGCATTTGATCCTCAAGGGCCACCGCCGCCTGGCCTTCTTCGGCGGTTCGTCCGACCTCGTGGTTTATCAGCAGAGGCTGGGCGGCTTCTTGGAGGCTTGTGAAGCGCTGGGCATTCCCGTCGCCAACAGAACGATCGTCGAGGGCGAGACCAGCCGCAAGGGCGGCATGGCCTGCCTGGAGACCGCGCTTGCGGCGCCCGAGCCGCCGTCGGCCGCTCTTTGCTTCAACGACGCCGTCGCTTTCGGCGTCATGCTGGCGCTGCGCAAGCGCGGGCTGGAGGCCGGCACGGACTTCGCCGTGGTCGGTTTCGACGACGTGGCCGAGGCCGAGCACTACATGCCGGCGCTGACCAGCGTCGCCGTCGATACCGCCGGCCTCGGCGAGCGCGCCGCCCATGTTATGCTGAAAATGATCCAGTCGCGCACAACGCGCGCCGAGGACCATATCGGCGCAGTCAGCCTCGTCGTCAGGGAAAGCTGCGGCCCGAGCCGCAACGCGCGCGGCGCTGGAATGGGAGACGCGGCATGA
- a CDS encoding Hsp20 family protein yields the protein MRHVDFSPLYRSTVGFDRLFTMLDSLGQPESAQTYPPYNIERTGENAYRISMAVAGFSEDEISIEAHRNVLTVKGERKEEGNGEGSELLYRGIASRAFERRFQLADHVEVEGATLKNGLLFVDLKRNIPEELKPRKIAISSSSDKAKQIEAKAAA from the coding sequence ATGCGTCACGTTGATTTTTCCCCGCTTTATCGTTCGACCGTCGGCTTCGACCGGCTGTTCACCATGCTCGACTCGCTCGGCCAGCCCGAGAGCGCGCAGACCTATCCGCCCTATAACATCGAGCGCACCGGCGAGAACGCTTACCGCATCTCGATGGCGGTTGCCGGCTTCTCGGAAGACGAGATTTCGATCGAGGCGCACCGCAACGTGCTGACCGTCAAGGGCGAGCGCAAGGAAGAGGGCAATGGCGAGGGTTCCGAGCTGCTCTATCGCGGCATTGCCTCGCGGGCCTTCGAGCGCCGCTTCCAGCTCGCCGACCACGTCGAGGTCGAGGGCGCCACGCTGAAGAACGGCCTGCTCTTCGTCGACCTCAAGCGCAACATCCCCGAGGAGCTCAAGCCGCGCAAGATCGCGATCTCCTCGTCTTCGGACAAGGCCAAGCAGATCGAGGCCAAGGCCGCCGCGTAA
- a CDS encoding N-formylglutamate amidohydrolase has protein sequence MAVLNHDAVLHPGSFKLKTAAEDFSVVPPFEIRSGAEQRVPFLFNSPHSGRYYPERFLAMARLDRNAIRRSEDCYVDELFGGAVALGAPMLAANFPRAYLDVNREPWELDPRMFAEPVPSFCNIRSARVAGGLGTVPKLVGEGLDIYPGRLPLAEAVGRIEAVYKPYHETLKRLLTRTHARFAYAVLIDCHSMPASIRVGDNGVRPDFIIGDRFGISAAASLTERAIGLLTGMGYAVAHNKPYAGGFITEHYGRPARHLHALQIEVNRGLYMNERTFQKSAGFDALADDLTRFSAELVAMPDHHFVDLPLAAE, from the coding sequence ATGGCAGTTTTGAATCATGACGCAGTGCTTCATCCTGGTTCGTTCAAATTGAAGACGGCAGCCGAGGATTTTTCGGTCGTACCACCCTTCGAAATCCGATCGGGCGCCGAGCAACGCGTCCCTTTCCTGTTCAATTCGCCGCATAGCGGCCGCTACTATCCGGAGCGCTTCCTCGCCATGGCGCGGCTTGACCGCAACGCCATCCGGCGGTCGGAGGATTGCTATGTCGACGAGCTTTTCGGCGGCGCCGTCGCGCTCGGCGCGCCGATGCTGGCGGCGAATTTCCCGCGCGCCTATCTCGACGTCAACCGCGAGCCGTGGGAGCTCGATCCGCGCATGTTCGCGGAGCCGGTGCCGTCCTTCTGCAATATCCGCTCGGCTCGCGTGGCGGGCGGGCTGGGCACGGTGCCGAAGCTGGTGGGGGAGGGGCTGGACATCTATCCCGGGCGCCTGCCGCTGGCCGAGGCCGTCGGACGCATAGAGGCCGTCTACAAGCCGTATCACGAGACGCTGAAGCGGCTGCTGACCAGAACCCATGCGAGGTTCGCCTATGCCGTGCTCATCGACTGCCATTCGATGCCGGCCAGCATCCGCGTCGGCGACAATGGCGTGCGGCCCGACTTCATCATCGGCGACCGTTTCGGCATTTCGGCAGCCGCGTCCCTCACCGAAAGGGCGATCGGCCTGCTCACCGGCATGGGCTACGCGGTCGCGCACAACAAGCCCTATGCCGGCGGTTTCATCACCGAGCATTACGGGCGGCCGGCACGTCATCTGCATGCGCTGCAGATCGAGGTCAATCGCGGGCTTTACATGAACGAGCGGACGTTCCAGAAATCGGCCGGCTTCGACGCTTTAGCCGACGACCTGACGCGCTTTTCGGCCGAACTGGTGGCGATGCCCGACCATCATTTCGTCGATCTGCCGCTTGCCGCGGAATGA
- a CDS encoding alpha/beta hydrolase: protein MTDLFHQTEGNPQPENAGGGFFTTRDGKKIRYGVFGAVARPLQGTVVLLTGRNECIEKYFETIRNLADRGFGVAVLDWRGQGDSSRLLRDRQRGYVRSFRDYTSDLEQFFEEIVLPDCRGPYYILAHSTGAVIALLASPSMVNRVRRMVLIAPFLAVPDSPVSISTVRRVCAVFCALGLGRLYAAWGPRPKLPTPFETNKVTSDPERYRRNTDIYKAWPQLALGGPTIRWLKAAAEASEAVSDPDFMARIQVPMLIVAAGADQVVSTKAVEAYARRLRVGSLLMIDGAHHEILQEKDLFREQLLAAFDAFVPGTGDAV, encoded by the coding sequence ATGACGGACCTTTTCCACCAGACCGAGGGCAATCCGCAGCCCGAAAATGCCGGCGGCGGCTTTTTCACCACCCGCGACGGCAAGAAGATCCGCTATGGCGTCTTCGGCGCGGTCGCCCGCCCGCTGCAGGGCACGGTGGTGCTGCTTACCGGCCGCAACGAGTGCATCGAAAAATATTTCGAGACCATCCGCAACCTCGCCGACCGCGGCTTCGGCGTCGCCGTCCTTGACTGGCGCGGCCAGGGCGATTCCAGCCGCCTGCTGCGCGACCGGCAGCGTGGCTATGTCCGCAGCTTCCGCGACTACACAAGCGATCTCGAGCAATTTTTCGAGGAAATCGTGCTGCCGGATTGCCGCGGTCCCTACTACATCCTGGCCCACTCGACCGGGGCGGTGATTGCACTGCTTGCTTCGCCCTCAATGGTCAACCGGGTACGGCGCATGGTGCTGATCGCACCCTTCCTGGCTGTACCCGACTCGCCGGTTTCGATCTCCACGGTCCGACGCGTCTGCGCTGTGTTTTGCGCGCTGGGCCTCGGCAGGCTTTATGCCGCCTGGGGACCGCGCCCGAAATTGCCGACGCCCTTCGAAACCAACAAGGTGACCTCGGACCCCGAGCGCTATCGGCGCAACACCGACATCTACAAGGCTTGGCCCCAGCTCGCGCTCGGCGGGCCGACCATCCGCTGGCTGAAGGCCGCCGCCGAGGCCTCCGAGGCGGTCAGCGATCCGGATTTCATGGCCAGGATCCAGGTGCCGATGCTGATCGTCGCCGCCGGCGCCGACCAGGTCGTCTCGACCAAGGCTGTGGAAGCCTATGCCAGGCGGTTGCGCGTCGGGTCGCTGTTGATGATCGACGGCGCGCATCACGAGATCCTGCAGGAAAAGGATCTTTTCCGCGAGCAGTTGCTTGCGGCCTTCGACGCTTTCGTTCCGGGAACCGGCGACGCTGTTTGA
- the hisN gene encoding histidinol-phosphatase, protein MDISIDFMRRIARAAAAETLPRFRSQGAVANKQAESFDPVTEADREAERAIRALISAEYPDHGILGEEHGSENMSSRHVWVIDPIDGTRAFISGLPVWGTLVGLTVDGNAVAGLMSQPFTGELFYANASGSHYEGPGGPRKLATRKTTELAKATLFTTTPALYKGEARNRYDRFEKQVQLARYGTDCYAFAMVAAGNVDIVADPGLKPYDIVALIPIIEKAGGVVTTFEGGPAEKGGDILAAATPELHAAAMAALRG, encoded by the coding sequence TTGGATATCAGCATCGATTTCATGCGGCGCATCGCACGTGCGGCCGCCGCCGAGACCCTGCCGCGCTTCCGCAGCCAGGGCGCGGTGGCCAACAAGCAGGCGGAAAGCTTCGACCCGGTGACGGAGGCCGACCGCGAGGCCGAGCGGGCGATCAGGGCGCTGATATCGGCGGAATACCCCGATCACGGCATTCTCGGCGAGGAGCATGGCAGCGAGAATATGTCGAGCCGGCATGTCTGGGTCATCGACCCGATCGACGGCACACGCGCCTTCATCTCCGGGCTGCCGGTGTGGGGAACGCTGGTCGGGCTGACCGTCGACGGCAACGCCGTCGCGGGCCTCATGTCGCAACCCTTCACCGGTGAGCTGTTCTATGCCAACGCGTCCGGCTCGCATTACGAAGGTCCGGGCGGCCCGCGCAAGCTTGCGACCCGCAAGACGACGGAGCTCGCCAAGGCGACGCTGTTCACCACCACGCCGGCACTCTACAAGGGCGAGGCGCGCAATCGCTACGATCGGTTCGAGAAGCAGGTGCAACTGGCCCGCTACGGCACCGACTGCTATGCCTTTGCCATGGTGGCCGCGGGAAACGTCGACATCGTCGCCGATCCAGGCCTGAAGCCTTATGACATCGTGGCGTTGATTCCGATCATCGAGAAGGCAGGCGGCGTCGTCACCACCTTCGAGGGCGGACCGGCGGAGAAGGGCGGCGACATACTGGCGGCAGCGACGCCCGAACTGCACGCGGCAGCGATGGCGGCGCTGCGCGGCTGA
- a CDS encoding dihydrodipicolinate synthase family protein: protein MDIILPAENGDRASYRLVGQPAEPIPGAEFPRIAYAAAHVVADPFAMTDPWSRPAVDWDRTMAFRHHLWRLGFRIAEAMDTSQRGMGFDWPSARELIRRSIAEARTVKGADLASGAGTDHLAPAAARTLDDVIHAYEEQFAFIEGEDGKAIMMASRALAAVAKGPDDYARVYDRILSQASGKVILHWLGDMFDPALKGYWGSNEFDAALDTVVAIIDRHAGKVEGIKISLLDAGKEVSLRDRLPEGVVMFTGDDFNYPELIAGDGKRHSHALLGIFDAIAPVANAALVKLGGGDRAGYDALMAPTVPLARKIFEAPTEYYKAGIVFMAWLNGHQDHFAMVGGMQSARGICHYADVFRLADRAGLLADPGLAIARMKGLCAVAGV, encoded by the coding sequence ATGGACATCATCCTGCCTGCGGAGAATGGCGATCGAGCCAGCTACCGGCTGGTCGGCCAACCGGCGGAGCCGATCCCCGGCGCGGAATTCCCGCGCATCGCCTATGCCGCGGCCCATGTCGTCGCCGACCCTTTCGCCATGACCGATCCCTGGTCGCGGCCGGCGGTCGACTGGGACAGGACGATGGCCTTCCGCCATCATCTGTGGCGGCTCGGCTTCCGCATCGCAGAGGCGATGGACACCTCACAGCGCGGCATGGGTTTCGACTGGCCGAGCGCCAGGGAGCTGATCCGCCGCTCGATCGCCGAGGCGCGCACGGTGAAGGGCGCCGATCTCGCTTCCGGCGCCGGCACCGACCACCTGGCGCCCGCGGCAGCAAGGACGCTGGACGACGTGATCCATGCCTATGAGGAGCAGTTCGCCTTCATCGAGGGCGAGGACGGCAAGGCGATCATGATGGCGAGCCGCGCGCTGGCGGCGGTGGCCAAGGGGCCGGACGACTATGCGCGCGTCTACGACCGCATCCTCTCACAGGCCTCCGGCAAGGTCATCCTGCATTGGCTGGGCGACATGTTCGATCCGGCATTGAAAGGGTATTGGGGAAGCAATGAATTCGACGCCGCGCTCGATACGGTCGTTGCCATCATCGATCGGCATGCCGGCAAGGTCGAAGGCATAAAGATATCGCTGCTCGATGCCGGCAAGGAGGTGTCGCTGCGCGACCGGCTGCCCGAGGGCGTGGTGATGTTCACGGGCGACGATTTCAACTACCCGGAATTGATCGCCGGCGACGGCAAGAGGCACTCGCATGCGCTGCTCGGCATCTTCGACGCCATCGCGCCGGTTGCCAACGCCGCGCTGGTGAAGCTCGGCGGGGGCGATCGGGCCGGCTATGACGCGCTGATGGCGCCGACCGTGCCGCTGGCGCGCAAGATCTTCGAGGCGCCGACAGAATATTACAAAGCGGGCATCGTTTTCATGGCCTGGCTGAACGGGCACCAGGACCATTTCGCCATGGTCGGCGGCATGCAGTCGGCGCGCGGCATATGCCACTACGCCGACGTCTTTCGCCTCGCCGATCGGGCCGGATTGCTGGCCGACCCCGGACTCGCCATCGCCAGAATGAAGGGCCTTTGCGCGGTCGCGGGTGTCTGA